A stretch of DNA from Ovis aries strain OAR_USU_Benz2616 breed Rambouillet chromosome 14, ARS-UI_Ramb_v3.0, whole genome shotgun sequence:
CGCAGTCCAAAACTCTCCCTTGTTCTGAGATGCTCttggtgtgtgtgtttaaaggtGACTGGACAGTGCCCCAGAGCAGGATGTGTCCTGCTTGGCTTTCTTCTGCCAGCATTCTGGTGTTTTGCAGACGCTCTCAAGTCACTGTGTTTGGGAGACCCTCCGTTTGTTGTCTGGCTCCCGGTTCCCAGAGAGTTCTGTTCGCTGTGCTTCCGCTCGCTTCCTCCCGCCTCCCTAGGGTCAGCCTGAAGTGGCTGCAGCCTGGGCTGCGTGAGGGAGGGCTGGAGCCCGCCTGGCGGGAGCTGAGGAGAGCCTGGATTCTGTCTCCAGGGCCAGGGGAACCGTGGAAAAGAGTTCTGTGCTTGGGCGAGATGGGGCAAGCTGGTGTGCCAGCCACACAGAGCCCAGTCTGGCTGTGCATCGTGGGGTGTTCTGAGGCGGCTCTGGAGCCCCAGAGAACTGCTTCTGAGCCGCGTCTCAATAGAGGGACCCAAAATGATGATCCTGGGAGGATGAGTGGGGCGCATCTCTTgaaggggagggcatggcaggcCATGGCAGAGCCTGGCCCGAGCAAAGGCTGGAGGGGAAGCAGCTGGTCGCTTTCAGGGACCAGCGTTGAGAGGACAGGCGGGCCGGGCAGAAAAGGACGTGAGGGCCACCCAGTCCGAGTCTCAGCTCTGGAAGAAAGGGTTTGGAGACTGCCCGGGGCTATTTgccacagggggcctgggttctggAGGTTGGGGTGTCCCTTCTGAGGTGGGTCAGAGGCAGCTCCTCAGTCACTTCCCCCTCTCCCACAGCAAGGTGCTCGGGTCTTCGGGGCCTTGGGCCCCATCGGACCCTCCTCACCTGGACTCGCCCTCGGGGGCCTGGCCGTCGGTGAGCACCGGCTCAGCAACAAGCTGCTGGCCTGGAGCGGCGTCCTGGAGTGGCAGGAGGTGAGTGCCCGCGGCCAGCACCCTGGGAGTCTGCGGGGTGGGGGCTGATTCAGGGGTCCCGCAGGTGGGCAGCCAGCCTGCACAGCTGGGCCGTGTCCAGAGACCCCTCTGCCCCCACCACAGAAGCGCAGACCCTACTCGGACTCCACCGCGAAGCTGAAGCGGGCCCTTCCCTGCCAGGCCTACGTGAACCAGGGGGAGAACCTGTGAGTGCGGGCAGGGTGCGAGGGTGGGCGGCGGAGGGGGTGCGCCCCCCTGACCCTCTCCTCCTGCAGGGAGACTGACCAGTGGCCGCAGAAGCTGATCATGCAACTGATCCCACAGCAGCTGCTGGTGAGACCCCACCCTCGCCTGCCCGCCCACCCCGGCCATGAGCACCTGCCCAGCCCTGACCCTGCTGCCCCCATGTCGCCCCCAGACCACCCTGGGCCCCCTGTTCCGCAACTCCCAGCTGGCGCAGTTCCACTTCACCAACAGAGACTGTGACTCCCTCAAGGGGCTCTGCCGGGTCATGGGCAACGGCTTCGTGAGTGGGCAGGGGTGATGGGGGCGGGCGGGGACAGAGGCCCTGGGAACACCGTGGTGACCAAGTAAAGTGGTAGGCAGAGCTCTGCTGGGACAGTCGAGGTGGGTGGCAGGGTCCTGGGAGACCTCCGGGGACATCCCCCGTCCCTGTGAACTGGGGTCTCACTGCTtagaggggacagcagaggaacCCAGCCCTCCACCAGGCCAGGCCGGGGCAGGCATGGAACACAGGAGCAAAGGGAGGGGCCTGGGCCCACCCTCCCGGGGAGCCAGGAGCTTGTTGGGGCCGCAGCCCCTGGCAGGGACCTGGAAGTGGGGGTGACGGGAAAGAGCTGGAGCAGGGAATAGTCCTCATCTGCAGTCCCCTGCGGGGAGCCAGGGCGTTTCTGTAAAACCGAGGCAGTGGTCTCAGAGCAGTGAATGCTCAGTAAACTCGAGCTGGTGAGGTTGTTAAGAGTCAGGGTTCAGACACAGCTGGCGTGGGCACGTTTCCAGCGGCTGCCTAAGGGAAGCTGCCTGGAGGGCTCCGCTCTGAGGTCTCCCAGTCGTTGGTCCCCTTTGGGACAGCCTGCCTCCCAGCTACGGTCTTCAGGGGGTGCTGTGTggccctccccttcctcttgggATTGTGACAAGTGTGGGGTCTTTCTCCTGCCTGGTCACCCCTGTGTTCAGCACTGTTTGCTGAGAGCGCCTGCTCCACCCCAGTGGGGACAGGGACACCTGTGAGGCTCAGGTTCTCCTGTAGTCCAACCCAGGAGGCAGTAGCTTCTCATACAACAGGCGTTTATGTGGCACTTGCTGTGTGCACTGTTGTTATGCCATTGTACAGATGGGGTAACTGAGGTGCAGAGGTGACTTGCCTTGGGTCAAAGCTAGGAGGACGCAGAGCTGGGTCTGTTCACAGGCTCTAGTCTGCTGTCTCCCCCAGGTGTGGTGGCCTCCGTCCACTGGGCCCAGGCTCCAGGGACAGggccagcctggggtggggggtggggcaggggagacGGAGCCCTCTCAGGACCCTCACCCCCCAACGTGGGGCCCATCCTGACCCCAGCTTCACCGTGGGGGCGACACCGAGGTGCGGGTCTCAGGCCGCAGCGGCCCTGGGTTTCTGCCCCTTGATGTCCCCCCTCCCGCAGGCGGGCTGCATGCTCTTCCCGCACATCTCCCCGTGCGAGGTGCGCGTGCTCATGCTGCTGTACTCGTCCAAGAAGAAGATCTTCATGGGCCTCATCCCCTACGACCAGAGCGGCTTCGTCAACGCCATCCGGCAGGTCATCACCACCCGGAAGCAGGTGTGCCCCGCGGCTGCCGCTCGCCCTGAGGCTCTGCAGGGCCCGTCGGGAGCTGGACGGGTTTGCTGGCACAGCAGTCTGGCGGGCGGGGTGTGCACGCGCCATGGCTTCCACCTCACCAGCGGTTCACAGCGTCCCCTTCACCTGAAAGTGTCCCAGCTGAGGGCATGGGGGCAGCGGGGCTGGGCCAGCGCTGGGGAGTCGCCAGGCCTGTGGGCAGCCTGGAAACACTAGACCGGAAGGGGTCCGAGGCggggctgggccctggggcagcctccaggttcccaggctcctctggcgaGCCTGGGGCACCAGCCCACCTGTCTCCTCCCACAGGCAGTGGGACCTGGCGGCGTGGCGGGCCCCGTCCAGATCGTCAACAACAAGTTCCTGGCGTGGAGCGGAGTCATGGAGTGGCAGGAGGTGAGGTCAAGGGGACCTTGGGACCAGTGCTTTGTCACTGACCCAGGGCGCCTCCCATTCCTGACCTGACCCTTTTCCCCCCAAAAGCCCAGGCCTGAGCCCCACAGCCGGTCTAAGCGGTGGCTGCCCTCGCACATCTACGTGAACCAAGGGGAGATCCTGTGAGTGGCGGTCAGGGGGCGGGGCTGGCAGGCAGGGGCGGGGCTGGCGAGAGCCCCGCCTCCTGACCCGCGGGCGCCTCCCTGCAGGAGGACCGAGCAGTGGCCGCGGAAACTGTACATGCAGCTCATCCCGCAGCAGCTCCTGGTGAGCGGGGAGGGGCGCTGCCTGTTATGCACGTGGAGGAGCGTGGGGTGCTGCAGGCCTGGCTTCAAGGGGGTCAGAGCTGGGGCGAGGTGGGGGGTCACCGTGTGGCTACCGGGTGGCCTCATGGAGCTGCCCCCGGACCCTGCAGACCACGCTGGTGCCGCTCTTCCGGAACTCCCGCCTGGTGCAGTTCCACTTCACCAAGGACCTGGAGACGCTGAAGAGCCTGTGCCGGATCATGGACAACGGCTTTGTGAGTGGGGCGGGGCCCGCGCCGGGCTGACGACCCCAGATAGAGCGGCTCGGGGCGCAGGAACCGAAACGAGGCAGAGGGGAGGTTCCCCCAGAACCGGCCGTGGGGAAGCATGCAGTGCGGTGTGCCTGGACCTCACTTGTCCTGACCCCagttcacagatggggaaactgaggctcagaggccgTGCCCGCATGTGCTGGGCCTCTGGCTCCTCCTGTGCTGTCGGGGTTACCCCTGCTCCCAGGCTCTAACCTGACCCgtgtcctctcccttccctgggatGGGGTCTGTCTGCCTCCAGCCCGCGCTCTTAAACCCCCGGTGCTCATCTGCTGCGTGTCTCGATTGGTTCCTCTGCTCTGCAGGCCTCAGTCTGTCTGTCTGGAAAGTGAGGGCGTCGGGCTCCTGAAGCCACAGCTGTCCCTGTCCGCCTTTGGGTGTTTGCTCTACCGGGTCCCGCTGTccccagctcagcatttctttcTAAATCAGCTGAAGGCGTCATAGTTGTGCCTTCATGCTTTTGAGGGGCTGGTTGTGTATGCCTTTTGTGATGAAGAGTTGAAGAGCTCAGAGTTCCCTTGGAGGCCTTCTTGTGAGCCCCTGCAGGCTCTTGGCCCCGGTGGGTGCTGGAAGTGCCTTCCCCTGGCCCTGTCACCAGTGACCTCTTGTGATGGCACATAGCCAACGGTGGCACAGCCCCTTCTGAGACCCAGTGGGGCCTCAAGCTTTCAGCCTGGGAGACAGGGACAGTGACCCCCAGGCCTGCAGAGGGCGAGGATCCTGTGAGATGGGTCGGGAGGCGCTTGGTGCCTGTGGGTGCTGTGATGCTGAGCCACGGGGTGCGTCGCCTGCCCAGCCTCCCTGCTCTTGGCTGCCTCTAGGATTTCCCAGTGGAGGCAGCCCTGGGGCCCCGCCGCCTCTATCCTAGCGTGGGGAGGCTTGTGTGTGGTGCTGTGTGTCACGGCTATGGCTGGTCCTGGGCGCTCGCCCGGCCGGTGTGGGGGGGTCACAGGATCACCAGAGCATGCTGGGAGGACACTTGGGCAGGTGCTTCTGTCTTGGGTCCCCTTGTGGGAGTGGTGACAGGCCTGGGGACGGCCCGGAACGCTCTGTCCTCTGGACGCGGGCTCTCGAGGGGAGGAGTGAGCTGAGGGCCAGCCGTGACCGTGCTCTGCACTGCCAGGCTGGCTGCGTGCACTTCTCCTACAAGGCCTCCTGTGAGGTGCGCGTGCTCATGCTCCTGTACTCCTCGGAGAAGAAGATCTTCATCGGCCTCATCCCTCACGACCAGAGCAATTTCGTCAATGGCATCCGGCGTGTCATCGCCAACCAGCAGCAGGTGCTCCAGCGGAACCtggagcaggagcagcagcagcgaggGGTAAGGGCCCCCCTCGCCAcgccccttctcccctccccgccTCCGCCCAAGGCTCACTCCTCCGTGCTGTCCTTCCCCACAGATGGGGGGGTAgtgggccccccccccccccggggccGGGCCTCTCCAGGAGTCACAGATGAGGCCCCTGCGAAGACTGGTGAGTGGCAGCCGGCCTAGGGCAGGAGGGCCCCGTGGACACGCCTGCGGTTGGGAGGTGGTGTGACCCTGGCCTCCAGGAGACCAGAGAGGGAGAGGCCCGCCTGCCCCCGCTGAGCCCCCGGGAGGCTTCCGGCCTGGGGCGGAGTGCGGGGGCCGCCCACCCAgtccctctgccccctccccgcaGGTCAGATGCTTCTGAGCAGGGGCCTCTGGGGACTGCGCCTGCCCAGCGAGATGGAGGACCACGTCCTGAGATGTCTCTGAGGACAGCCCCCACCCTGTACGTTTCCccaataaagtcttttaaaagcCCTCCGGCCACTTGGCTCTGTTCAGACTCCCGGCTCTGGAGAGGCCAGGCCACTCTCACCTGAGCTGGGAGAGGGTGCCACCGTGCACGGAGCTGCCCAGCCTGGGCAGTACCTGCTGCTCCAAGTGTTCCAGGGTTTTTCCTGCAGCTGCTCCCAggctgccctccctgccctgtggCTTCCACGGGCCTCATTCAGCTAGAAGCAGACACGAGGCAGGGCCAGGCAAGTTCCAGCTGCCACCACCATAAACCTCTCCAACCCAGGAGAGGCAGAGGCCCCCCAGGGGGGCAGAGTCCCCAGTAGCACCTTCCTGGTACCTTGGGCCCAACGGGTCTGTGCTGCTGGCCTGGCTGGGTGAACCACCCTTCTCTCCAGCAAAATGGTGGCCAAGAGTTAGGAGAAATAGCATTTATTGTGGGAAGGGGCGAGGGCCAGTAGGGCAGGGTGGCTCAGCCCTCTGAGAACTGGCGGTACAGCCGCTCGAGCTGCGGCACCACGTGCAGCTGAAATGGGATCTCCAGGACGGCTGCAAAGCCTTCGGCCAGCGTGGGGGCCTCGAACTGCTTCCTGGCGGCAGAGGATGCAGGCTAGAGGCGAGACCCAACCATTGGGCTCAACCTATGTCCCCCCACCTCACCCTGCGGCCCCCACCTGTAGCTGTAAATGACGACGTCGGACACGGGCATGTGGGAGGAGTCTGTCATCTCCCGGAACTGCGGGGGCAGAGGTGGGGCCGGTGAGGCCAGGGCTTGGTGGGGTGTTGGGGGCTGGAGGGGCTCGGGGGGTTCACTCACCCGGTTGTTGTGGCGCGCCTGCTCCAAGGTGGCACTGAAGAGGAAGCAGCGGCAGGGCACACCCGCATCCCGGGCACACTTGATGTAccttggggaggggaggatggggagctTGGTAAAAGGCCTGGAGCCGCCCTCTAGGGGCCTTCCCTGGGACCCCAGTACCTGGCCCGGCTCTGGACGTCGGGGTTTGTGTTGTCAATCACGACCGGTTTCCTCTGCTTCAGGGCCGCCTCACATGCAGTCACACAACGCTGCCATGAGCCCAGAGTGTCCTggagacccagagagagagatCAAGGATGGGGCTTGGGACACCCAGGGGCACAGGGACCCAGAGCCGGCGGGGGGACACCGAGGCAGAGTGATGGAGAGTCAGAAAGCACAGCCGTCTAGGGGTTGGGGGGGCACTGAAGACCACGTCCTACCCTGTTCACGTGGACGTATCCGGCTGACACGAGATGCTCCCGGAGGAAGGTGGACTTCCCGGCTGTGAAGGGCGCAGGGTGAGTGGGGCCTGAGGAGTCAGAGAGGGGCTGGGGCTT
This window harbors:
- the PTOV1 gene encoding prostate tumor-overexpressed gene 1 protein gives rise to the protein MVRPRRAPHRSGAGGPLGGRGRPLRPFTARAARSRSWPASPRGPQPPRIRARSAPPMQGARVFGALGPIGPSSPGLALGGLAVGEHRLSNKLLAWSGVLEWQEKRRPYSDSTAKLKRALPCQAYVNQGENLETDQWPQKLIMQLIPQQLLTTLGPLFRNSQLAQFHFTNRDCDSLKGLCRVMGNGFAGCMLFPHISPCEVRVLMLLYSSKKKIFMGLIPYDQSGFVNAIRQVITTRKQAVGPGGVAGPVQIVNNKFLAWSGVMEWQEPRPEPHSRSKRWLPSHIYVNQGEILRTEQWPRKLYMQLIPQQLLTTLVPLFRNSRLVQFHFTKDLETLKSLCRIMDNGFAGCVHFSYKASCEVRVLMLLYSSEKKIFIGLIPHDQSNFVNGIRRVIANQQQVLQRNLEQEQQQRGMGG